Within the Lacerta agilis isolate rLacAgi1 chromosome 15, rLacAgi1.pri, whole genome shotgun sequence genome, the region GGATGCCTAATTATGTACAGGATCAGGTTACAATTGGTGTAGCTGATTTTTTTAGCCTCAGTTTCCATAGTGGAAATCATAGTGGTCTATCTTGTGTgactgttgtgaggagaaaatctAAATAACTAATAACTATTTTCGACAGCTTTAGTTCTCATGTTTTTACCGATGTCTGACTTCAAATTCTTATTTAATCTATCCATGGTCGTTGCTGCAGGATGTTAAAAGCCTATAATTAATTTGCAAGTGTCGATTTGTTTACATATCTACAACTATGAGCCCTGGAtgctaacagcaacaacaaaaaccaaccgGTCAGATAGCAGCTGGAAGTTTTATGTGGGGCAAACTTCAGGTGATGTCCACCTCAACAACCTCCATGCAACATATAACCCTTCTATAAAGGGCTATTTCAGAGGGGACTTGGCACCCAAGATTCTCTGTTTTGTACACTGCAATGACTATGGTCTATCTCCAtagctggaggcagtatgcctatGAAAATCAGTTATGGGGAAAGCACTGTTATACTGAGGTCCttcttgcgggcttcccataggtatatggttggccactgtgagaacacaatgctaAGCCATAAGTCTAATCCAGCAAGCTGTTCTTACACCATATGGATATATTATTATACAGTATAAAAATCTGAatgaataaattataaatttagtGGGACATTGAAAGGCATCACAAAGCTGAGCAGGTGAAAGGATTTATGGATCCAGTTGTAAAATAAGTCCCTCTACATCAAATTTTAAGCTGAACATTGCCCTGTTTTTTGGTTTTGCTCGTCTCCTTGCTGTCTGGGTACTCCTCCCACCCTTGGTTCAGTGCTCCCAGTTTTGGCAATTCTTGTGACCTGTGATATTTGCCAGAGCTTCTGGGTTCTCTGCTTAATTTCAAGTTTACCTGATGATTAAACTGGCAACTGTTTTAACCCCAGCAAAAGATGTGCTCCCAAGCTAGTCTGCTGCTGAATACAGTCAAATCAACCACTTTCTGGACTCTGGGGCTCAGTAGCCACCCAGTCCAAAGGTTTGGAAGCAAGTATTGTGTGTTAGTTGTACTATACAATTGACCTAATGACAGATTCTAAACCACCACTGTCTCCCATGGATTGCCAAGAGTTTACCAAAATAGCCCCTCTTTGGTTTTCTTCTCAGTGTTGAAAAACGCAAGACAAAATGCACATACTGTACAGGTAAAAGAAACCAGAGCTGAAATGCCTCAGCATCTCCTAAATTCCACCATACAACTCAAATGTATGGTTGCCTATTAtctctgttgggttttttttgttttgtttcttgcataTTGAAGAACGTCcattttcaacaagccttttgagtctgtatctgtattggatttcAAACTGTTTTATTGTTAATCACTTCAGGATGTTTCATGGgaggcaacaaacaaacaaacaaacaaacaaacaggcagacAGACATCTCAGGGAGTTTTTGTACATGATGTCCATGTTGTAATGGAATCAAAGTGGAGCTCTCTTCTGCCCACTCTTCCCTTAAACATGTGGGCTGAGATAATTTTTCATCTGGACATTTCTGTCAGTACTTATTTTATATGGCTAACATTTGCTTTACTGCCTTCTAGATTTATCCATTCTGAAAAGTTCCGGTGGATGAATGGAAGCTGCTGAATGGAATTAGTCAGCCATCCACCTTCAGAGATGGCTGATCTAAGCAAGAGCAAGCTAAGAATAGTGCCTCTCATAGTATGATATGGTACCAGATGCTGTACTCTGTTCTTAAACCCATTCATTATCCCTCCTTGCTGTagtgtttcattcattcatctgtAATTATTCTTTTATGCTATGAAAGTGACAGAAAAGTTCCTTTAGTAGATTGTCCCCAAACTCAGCTTTTTATGCAGTTGTAATACATGCACAACCACCTTCCCCAAACATCTCCTGTAGATGTGGTGGACCTAGCTAGTTGGGTCCGATGGGAGTTATAATCTCAAACACCTTCGGTGCACATTTTTAGCAACTGATGTCCTTTTATTGGCAGCTAAATCAGCAATAAAAATAGCGGAGCCAACTTTAGCAGGCTGGATGAAATGTTCTTAATGGGTGTGCCCTTTCGTGACAGTGGGAAGGCACAGCTGAGGAAACAGGAAAGATCAAATGATACTTGCAAGAACTTTTTCATGGGAGAAAGAAAAGGGCCTCCTTTCCACGGGTGTTTTTAATCCCATATAGAATTTACATTTTGCAAACACAGTTCTGCTGCTCAGAACCCTTCACCAGTCAAGTGTGTGGCCTACACAATAGAATGCTCAGGACATTAGGCTCAACTATGCCAAATCTGAAACAAAGGTGCCCTCTAGTGGTGCACATTTTTTCCTCTTCATACATTATTTTTCTAGTTCTTAGGGCTGAGCATAAATTACCTCCCATAATTCTCCACTCTTATTTGCAGGCAGCAGACTTGGGAGTGGGGGGCATTTTGTGGAATATTCCTGTGTGTGCAAGCACACATAAATTCTACAGTTCAgagatagcaaaaaaaaaaaaacctttaaaaactcCAAAATTTTATCATAATAACATCCTCATAAATTTCTGCTCCAATCTACTTGGTATGCAGCcttcaaataacaaaaacaatacaagcatgaaaaagttgttttaaaagaaGCCTTGAGTACCCAACAATTTCtacacagattttttaaaaaacagacactGCAGCTGCTATACTTGCAGGTTTCTGATATATACTGAATTTGCATTTGAAGCATACATGCCATCTGCACCTGGCTTCTACAATACTATCTGTTGCAGAGCCcagttcctctccctctcttgctcccATCTCCATGCTTCTAGCCCTGCTGTTCCTTATGCCCAGACTAGTCTTGCCTCCTCTGCAAGCTCCCTCTTCCTATCTGCTTTCAATACCGACCTTTCACCCTTGGATCCTTCCTAGACTATCCTACCCTTACCTACTCTATAGCTACTGGGCTCTCCCAAGCCTATCcaaacagtatacagtggtacctcaggttacatacgcttcaggttacatacgcttcaggttacatactccgctaacccagaaataacgcttcaggttaagaactttgcttcaggataagaacagaaattgtgctctggcggcgcagcggcagcaggaggccccattagctaaagtagtgcttcaggttaagaacagtttcaggttaagaatggacctccagaacgaattaacttcttaacccaaggtaccacagtaaaACTGTCTCCACTATCACTACCATAGATCACCATTCTGTCATTCTACAGTAGGTTTTTGATATTCAAGAAAGTGGTTAATGTAAcaggttgttgttgggttttttttaaatacaagtgCTTATAAAAACTGCAAATGGCAAGGACTACCTTAAAATAGacatccccccttttcttttgcatGCTTCCTATGTGTGCAATATCTGAAAACAAATTATGCTTCTTGCTTCAGAAATATTGACTTTCCCATATGTAGATTTAATCAACAATTTTATCAATTGATGTATGAAATGGAACTCAGGGCAGCGTTATGAGGACAGACTTCCTTGCTTCACACACAGTTATATGGGCAACATAAGTGGGCAGCAACCTGATACACAGTTGGGCATTTAATTAGTATAACTATGAAATTCAGGAATAGCCATGGATGTAGACAAtgtgggtgggcagggggcatTTGCCCCCACCCATAATCAAGTCAATAAAAATACtaaactaactgaggttctgccccctcctAACATAAAGCCTACCCCccacaacataaatcctggctatgcccatggtaaTAGCATTTTCAAGACTGTTCATCTGTGCCAAAAAAATCTCTGGAACAGCAACTTGTGGTGAAGCCACCAAAGAATCTGTGTGTGAAATAGCTAATTTGACCCTTGCGCAGGGCCACAGGCAGCATGTGACCCAAGCCATCTAAAAATGCTGCCATCCCACTTTGAGAGTGAATAAGACACACAAGGGTTGGGgccatggctttccccagcaCAGCTCTTGTTTCCTGTTTTCCTAAACCAGTAACAGATGCTGCTGGACcagctaaaaaagaaaagttgagaatgattaaaacctttttaaaaagcaaaagagcAAATGCATCTGACTGCTTCATGAAATGTAGTTAAAAATTGGGGGAACAGCCAACAGCTATCACTCTACCGCTAACACTTCCCTGGCAGACACTGCTTAGCTTTGTTCAGGCTGCTTGTAGTTATTATCTGGCATTGAACTGCCTATGCAAATGGCCGTAGTTTTCCAGAGAATTTTGAGCCTTGCAGGACTTAGCCAGCAGGCATTTCTCAAAACTGCTAGCTAGGAAGGAAGGAGTCACAGAATAATGCTGACCAACTGACAGGGAAAGACCAGTAGAAACGTAAAAAAGGACTACAATGGTTGAAAAATGCTAGGATTCCTTTCCAGAAAACTGGCTGCCTGAAGTGTTTATACTGGCAAAGCAAAATCATAGCAGCATTCACTTTTATGGTTGTTTCATTCCCATGCCACACACATTCTTCTCAATGTTTCTTTTCATTCTTTAACTTCCTGGTTGCTTCTGGGTATTGACTGTGGTTTAGCTACTTTTGATGCAAAATAAGTAGAACCCCAAGCATCATATTAACAATGCCAGTTTCTAATGAGGGCACAGTCACTTTGTAAGTGTTACATGGCTGCTGAGGGGAGGTGGGCAATTCTTTATCTTCagggaagcagggaggggggaaccctatCCAAACTAAATAGCAGAATGTGATCTTAGGTCTGCTATAGCTCCACAGATGTGCACTGTGCATTTCCTATATCCACCCTCAGGCATGTTTTGATGCCTGTTTACGTTGCAATGTAGAAATTTCCTGTGATATAAGAAACTAACCTTGGTATCTCCAATGCCATAACTTGCAAATAAAGAAATGCTAATGAGATtgattaacttttttaaaaaatagcaataaaaattgAAATGCATCTAACTACTTAGCACAGCAATTGGGAAACTAAGCAAGAGCCATCACTCAACTAACTACCACTTCCCTGGTGCAACTTGGCAACTGTTGCCTAGCACTGTTTTGACTGTTGCTCTTGGGCAGCAATCTTGGGCATTATTGTTGCCTTTGCTTTTAAGCAACACatggctgattcacacatgcatgctcatACCTTGCTCATCAAGGCACGACTTGCATGTGGGACTGAATCATCACAGATCAAACACAATGCACTTAAGTAGAGGAATTTCACGCATTCAGCAATGTGTGCCGACTAATTCAATGGTGGTCAGGAGGACTCAGCCCACTGAAGTAGATGCTGCACACATGTTTAGTAACCCTGGCCATCTTAATAGCATAGAGTTATATTCCAGCAAACAGTTCACCAGCAAAACATGTGTATTCCTTGATAAACAACATACAGTATAAGGTTGCATTCAGACATGTACAAGAGAAACTTGACAGCAGTGCAATAATACCCATGTCCAGCATAACAAGAAAAGTAACTGAAAACACAATGAAGGTTTGTGGCTGTTTGTACACTAAGGTTTGTATACTGAAAGTTACTAGAGTTTTGTCAATCATGGAATTTGGAAGGTGCCCAAGGCTATCTCACCACCAATTCCAGGATCCTATTATCCTACATTCCAACTGGAATCATCTGGAGAGGGAATTTCCCTTATAGAGGATTCTCATTTCTATATGGGTTAATGGATTGTGCGTATTCAGTTGCTCCTTTTCTATCCATTAAGTGCAGGAAGCAACTTCTCTGTTTGAGCCATTCACATAACATGGTTGCCAGTTCTCACATGTCTGAAAATCACACAGTGAGAGTAAGCCTTTGTGGCAAAGGTCAAATTCCATGACAGCAATTTTGTGCTGAATGGCACGTATAGGAAAAATATATGCTCTGAACACCCTGCATGTCACACAAAGTAATACACTCTGGTAAGGAGTCTGTATAAACACCCATTTCCCTACGCCCTGACCACAAGGCTCCAAGTGGCCTAGCCTGCTTTCTAGCTACTCAAGCAAGACCTCATGTCTTTTTGGCTAATCTTTGCCTCAGTGTCAAATTTGATTTACTTTCCCCCCATGGTTAGCATCCATATCATTTttaggttttaaaaaattaatacatGGCACAAATCCCTTTTTCTTATAACTGGATATGAATGTGGGAAGTGAGGCTTAACCCTTCCACGTAATCCCCCCAAATCCCTGTGTGCTagattagaagaagaaaaagctctgTTGGTCTCTGCTTTTCAGCCCCTTCTCTCTGCCCTTTCTTTCCTCTACCCCTTGTGTTCTCTGCCTCTTGAAGAGAAAAGTCCCATCAAAACTGATCTTTATTTTCATCACAAAAGTTGGTCTGTTTGTGGGGATTCTATTGTCTTCAGTGCCATTCCTTCCAAGttagaatgttcacaaacattccatgacatcacagcaacTCAGCCACCCACAGCCAGAGGCTTCAGACATCCACATGCATACAACCCAACACCACCACAAAATCTCTTATCAACTTACAATataagggaaaaaaaacatttgtggCCTCATATGGTAACACTGTTCCACTCAGTACGTGATAACAGACTGCTGCTATTACTAAGTATCTTTTCTGTCACATGCCAAATAacaaaaccaaccaaacaaaaattTCAGTCTTTTTTCTATTCACAGCTTCTTCCTTGGAGCAGAAAACCGGTGGAGTTATAGCACCCAGGTTAAAAACTGCAGGCCTCAACTAAACATGTCAACAAATAATGCATTGATGGTTTGGTTTGGACATTTCCAGGAATTACAGCATGGAATTCAATAAGACTACTTTTGAGACCACTGTAAAAACATAGCCCCAGTCACTTTGTTACTTTTTTCAGTGTGGGTCTCTCATCACCTGAGGCAGAAACTCACTGAAACATGGAGGAAAGGATCTTGTAACTTTATTACATTTCCTGAAACCAACATCTTCTTCAGTCCCTCATTTTGCATTGTGCTTCCAAAAACAGATATCAGGCCTTTTCTTGACATGGGAGGAAGTATTGTCAGTCTTGGCTCATTTAGAGGTCAAAGTTTAAAAATTCCACTTAAGGAtcaatggttttaaaaaaataaaaatcaaattataATGTATTTGATATCCAATGACAAAGGAGGAATTTCATTTGTTTCCCTCTGTTTTAGGACTGGTGGTAGAAAATCAGGATTAGATGCTGCTTCCAGAAGACTGTTGCTCATGAAGATTTGCTTTCAGTTATTTCCATCACTTGTGTATGTCCTGTTGCTAGacttaaaaatattttcaaaattgtactgtaaaacacaaaaggaacaagaaatagtaaaaagaaaaagaggctaAAGACATGCAGAGACTTACTTTCCATCTTCCCTGCTCAGGTAATCACATTCCGCGCGCACACAAAAATTGCATTTGGAAGTTCTTGTCAAATTCATGTCATGCTTACATTGTAATTGTGCATTCAACAAATTTATAAATATGTACTGTAACAGATAAACTGACTTGTATATAGCCACACATCTGTCTACTGATTTCTATACtgtacagaaatatatatatatgggataaGCATCCACCCACAGATATGAATGGGATCAAAAATGTGCcttggccaaattatgttgcaTGCATGGATAGGTGAGCTAGTAATTTTTTTGTGCTTTGGTACTTTTTGTGGACATTCACAAGGCTGGGTAGAATATAAGGGTTGTTAATGCTATCAGGCTCAAACCGTACATGACATTAATCACCCATGAAGCAGAGAAAGTTGGCACAGCAGTTCTTCTGTCTCTTCCATAATACAAGAACTCAGGGTCATCTAATTATTAAACTGATTAGCTGTCAGTTCAGGACAGAAAAGAGAAAGTGCTGCTTCACATAATACATAATTGCTAACTTCACTAGATTTGCTGCCATAATATCTAGTGATGTCCACTGActtagacttttttttaaaaaaagggcctTAAAATGGGATTAATCAAATAGGTCTAAAAATGCCCATTACTGAAGttggccatacagtggtacctctggttacgtacttaattcattccggaggtccgttcttaacctgaaactgttcttaacttgaaacaccactttagctaatggggcatccagctgctgctgctgcgccgccgctgtgcgatttctgttctcatcctgaagcaaagttattaacccgaggtactatttctgggttagtggagtctgtaacctgaagcgtctgtaacccaaggtaccaatgtaataataataataataataatttattatttataccccgcccatctggccgggtctccccagccactctgggcggccagaTGTATGGAATTAATGTTCAGAGGCACTATCACATTATACCTTAAGTCCTATTTCAAGCCTTCAGGCGGAAGAGTCTGCACTGATGTAGCCAAATGGCATAATCCAAGCACAAAGTTTGGGGGAGTCCTGAGATTTGCAGCagtatgaacaacaacaacaaaaaccctaatGTTGGGGAGGGGACATTCCACGTGATCAGCATCATGTTAGTTTGAAATGGATACATGTATGTTTGCTCCTGGGAGGAAAATAGCAGCTGGCTTCTACCATAACAGATTTATACAGAATGTGTTATTATGTGTTTCAGACTGGTGGTATTTTTCTACTCCCCATTACATTCACTAACCTTGCACAGTAATCTCATCTGCATCAGGACTTCTAGGAGTGCAGCTGTGCTGGTCTTCAACACCCTTGCCGGCAGCAGAAAGCATAAACGAGGTAATAACCATGTAACAGTAGCTAGTCACCTATTTCCTCCAAAATTAAGTGACCAGTGTTTAATCTTTCCCTCAAGGCATATGAACAAACCTGGCACAGAGGTCTATTGTACAGTGCCTTCTTGGCTCTACAGATGCAGATGTGTCTATAAATTTTTGCTTTAGCAATCTTTCCAAAAAGAGGGGTTAGGGATTGTAGCTATTCCTATGGTGAATGCATTGCTTGCACAGATACTGCAAGTTCTTTATTTTTAGGTTCTTAGAATGAGTCTTTTTGCTTAACGTGTTACATCCAACATCCGGAACATATTGCTTTGTTGGTTTTTGATGTCATTTGATGTCCATTTTCCTGTCTTGGGAGGCCTTGGGTATAAGAAAGCCAATCACTAGTTGCAAAAGTGGGCTGGATGGATAAGAGCAAAGCACAATAGAGGAacagccccctccttgctggaaaACTGATGGCTTTCAGGATGACAAAATATGGATACTAGGCAGCTGGTGAAAATTAGGTACTGATGGTCACCTGTGACACCTGTAGTATTTTTAGCCTGGAGCTGGAAAAATCATCACTGAATAACTCACAAGCTCCATCTGGTCTTAGGCAATTAGCttaaaaagacaggagttttGATTTCAGTGCATGTTGtcacaagacagaaatactgtcaAGTTGTAGATTATTAGGGAATGATGTCTGTCTGTCAAGGAATGGAAGCAAGATTGCACAAGGCCATTTTCTTTAGCTGAATAAGAGCTCTACCTACACATATAAATTCCCTCACATTCCACTGTCAGAAAAGGGAAAACCTTTATCGTAAAAACGCAAACACTGCCAAATGCAGAAATCACATTCCTTTGCCTGTGTGCCAGAGCTAGTTCCAGTGTTCACTTAGCTCAATATCCAAAGCACCGTCTTCTTTAATAGCCATAGATCTCATTTTCTACCCAGGCTGATTCTTTGCTTCGCCCCACTCTGTCATTGCACAGTTCATATATGTCATTGGTGACAAATCCACTTTCAGTACTGGCCAAAGTCACAAAGCCACTCTCCGAGGTATTGACAGCCATATTGTCATAGTCCCCAGAGAGGTCATCAGGAGTATCTTCTCCAGGACGGGCCCGGAAAGAAGAGTTCTTAATGTCTGGTCTGGTCCTAGCAAGATCTGTTTCTGACTGTTTTCTGATTACATTGTATATCTCCAAACTGGGGCTGTTCTGTCTCTTGGGGGACAGCCAGGTATCCTGTTCCTTTGCATTCATCTCCGTTTGCTCCCGTCTccttaaaagggaaataaataaaaaggtattaGCTTCCTTTTATCTTCCACTGGACCACAAAACACTTACTAAGAAACTAATCTAGTGGTGTTAGTGCAGAGaaattgtgtgtgtacacacacacacacacacactctgtctGTGGCCACATAAAGGAAGAGAATACTTCAGGTATGGGCAGCTTTGTTTACTGTAGTATGTAGTGGCACAATCCAATCTGAACTTAGCAGTAGCAGGAAAAACAAAGGTAATAATAACTGCAGGCAAGAAATTAACTTCCTTTATCTAAAAGTAGAATTTTACCCTGGAAGCGCACATAAGCTAGCAACAGGAAGGGCACCTAAAAGTGATAGCAGCAGATGTTTATGTGTGTGCACATTTGTTAACTCAAACTAATACCAGTATGTATTAATTAAatctatatcccacccttcctcccagaggagcccagggcagcaaacaacaacacgttaaaacaatataatttgaaacagaataaaaatgaacatacttaaagcattttaaaatagtttgaaaGCCACCAAAAACATTTCATTCCAGATGTGTGTAATAGAAATTTCATTGAGCTTCTTACAGCCTGTTCACACccctcctatttatttatttatttatttatttatacatacatacatacatacatacatacatacataccctgcccatctggctgggtttccccagccactctggatggctcccaacagaatacaataaaacagGCTCCCTCAAActtggtgctccagatgtttttggcttacaactcccatgatccctagctagcaggaccagtggtcagggatgatgggaattgtagtctcaaaacatctgaagggctgagtttgaggaagcctgcaataaaacatcaaacattaaaaccttccttaaacagggatgccttcagatgtctttaaaaagtcatatagttgtttatttccttgacatttgatgggagggtgttccacaggacaggtaccactaccgagaaggccccacTCCCAGTTTTGTTCATCATTCATTCACACTGCCTCTTGATCCTGATCAGATGCTATGACAGCATATCATAAAGCCTCATGCTTTGCCCCATATTGTGACTTACCTCTTTGCATAAAGCCAAAAGCTGAAAATGGCTGTGATGACCACGAGGAGAAGCAGCACAGGAATGCTGGGGATTAAGAAGTAGGCAAGGCTCCAAACAGGCTCTGTGTGTGGGGGAAAGATACTCTAACTTTTAATGGAAAAATTAACAGGCATTACTTTTTCATGCAGTTATTATGTTCCAGGTTCTCTGTGCAtaatttctccttcttctttttaactttagcaatgggggcaggaagagaggaGGTAATTAGCACAAGTAACAGGATGTTTTAACTATGTCTGCTGTGCTGTTTTCCAGGAAATCAAATACTTCATTACATTCTGTGCTAACAAATGACAGTGCCTACCTTTAGCTTCTTTGAAAGTTTTATTAGTTGCAACTTCAGGAATGGGTTCTTCTGGGGATGTGGGTGTAAAGATCTCTGTTGCAGCTCCTAGGAAAGGAATCTGGCTGTTACAACTCTACAGGAGAATAGCTTCATTGCACTGTACaagttaaagcagtatcatgccactttaagcagtcatagcttctcccagagaatcctgggaactgtagtttgttaagggagttgCAGACAGTTGTTAGGAGTTGACTGTTAAaacactctgggaactgtagctgttaTTTGGAACAGAATCTATACCATGCACTCAACTTTTACTGATGTGAAATTTACCTGCTTGAGAGGTGTTAATTTCAGAGGCAGCTGTTGGCTTTTCTGCAAGGGAAAAAACATACAGACATACATTTTCTTCTGCATTTGGTCACCAGGACAAACTTAATCCCACTCCCCCAATGTTTTGGCTTATCCATGGAAGTTCTTGGCACATTTGATATTGTGCCCCAGAAGTTTAGTTAAGGAGACCATTTTTGGAAACGGATTGCAACTTGTCACTGAAATCATTTTTCCGTTTCCCTTGTCATTTCATTGCCTTCAGATTTTTTTCTGTGCCCAGTGGTGATACTTAAAAGTCTTAACCTGCATCCTCTATCAGGGTGGCTCTCGAGAAGCTATGGTTCCATACGATTCCCTTCTAGGTTTCTTGATGTTCATATGAGCAACATCTTTAAGTATGTGGCCAGTCAATGCTAGAGCTCCATTATTGTACTGCACATTGCAAACTCCATCAAAGCTGTGAGAACTAAGCCTCACAATACTGTACACTATTTTCTTCTGAGTTGGATACTGTTCAAAAAGCaactggaagaggaagggaggacagagggtgaagaaagagctgtgagtggaggggggCCTTTCCCTCTCCTTTAGACCCCCTGGGAAATGCATcaaacctgctgtacctggaactgaGTATGGAGAGTGAAGCTGCATGgcacacagctgtgggcagcctgaggaagtgcCATCCACTTTGGGCCtacccataaaaagcaagtctagaatGAGAGCCTAGGGTGAGGCccactgtttccaggaactcttcttgtGAGACTTTTGTAGGGGgcctgagagtttgtttggaccctgggtgagaacccagaggctgaggaAGGGTGTGCCAGAAGGGGGaaaactgatatatatatatatatatatatatatatatatatatatatatatatgtgtgtgtgtgtgtgtgtgtgtgtgtgtgtgtgtgtaactttgtattaatgtaacatttttatatgtaactgaattttagtaatattttgtttaagttgtctgttgttgcttcttttTTGTACGCTGCTTAgacatatttttaatatattaagcagtatagaaattgaaTAATCATTGAAGCAATAACCAATATACACATTGAATTCAAAGACTGCCCCAGCAGCATAATGCCTATTACAGTGCTGAGAAAACTGACTATATGGAAGGATGCTGGATTTCTTCAAAACAGGAGAGACATCACAATATACAGATATATGTTATTAATCATTCTTGGTTCCAGTTCTTTCAGTTAAGGCCAAAGGACATAGGCTGTTCATTCCACAACCGCGAAAGATAAAGTCCATAATAAGCAAGTTAACTCCATAAAACAAGTCGACATTGTGTTTAACAACACATTCCCTGGCATTCATTACTAGACATCTCCCACACCACAAATGACCAGCCCCTGAGCCAAAT harbors:
- the LAYN gene encoding layilin isoform X1, encoding MRLRGRGGGAAAGNKLLLLLLLAAFCGAAGGQGTRLLSAADLILQRGHAICRGGTQRPCYKIVYLHNVVRRVGFKEALQACRRDGGDLVSIETQSEQKLIEKMIGSFSASDGDFWIGLRRESDPDNSTECPNLYSWSDGSLSTFRNWYADEPSCGSEVCVVMYHQPSAPAGDGGPYMFQWNDDSCSMKNNFICKYPQEKPTAASEINTSQAGAATEIFTPTSPEEPIPEVATNKTFKEAKEPVWSLAYFLIPSIPVLLLLVVITAIFSFWLYAKRRREQTEMNAKEQDTWLSPKRQNSPSLEIYNVIRKQSETDLARTRPDIKNSSFRARPGEDTPDDLSGDYDNMAVNTSESGFVTLASTESGFVTNDIYELCNDRVGRSKESAWVENEIYGY
- the LAYN gene encoding layilin isoform X2 — encoded protein: MRLRGRGGGAAAGNKLLLLLLLAAFCGAAGGQGTRLLSGHAICRGGTQRPCYKIVYLHNVVRRVGFKEALQACRRDGGDLVSIETQSEQKLIEKMIGSFSASDGDFWIGLRRESDPDNSTECPNLYSWSDGSLSTFRNWYADEPSCGSEVCVVMYHQPSAPAGDGGPYMFQWNDDSCSMKNNFICKYPQEKPTAASEINTSQAGAATEIFTPTSPEEPIPEVATNKTFKEAKEPVWSLAYFLIPSIPVLLLLVVITAIFSFWLYAKRRREQTEMNAKEQDTWLSPKRQNSPSLEIYNVIRKQSETDLARTRPDIKNSSFRARPGEDTPDDLSGDYDNMAVNTSESGFVTLASTESGFVTNDIYELCNDRVGRSKESAWVENEIYGY